The genomic DNA CGATGTTGTATCAACTGCTTTAGAGCAGACCTTTTCACCTCCGATACcacatcaaaaagaaaataatacttCAGTAACTTCCCCAGTAGGAGATCCTATTCAAGCCTCCGAAACTGTCGTGCCAGACTTGCAAGCAGATGTTGCTATCGAGGGGAAAACGACAGATAATACACTGACTCGTTCCGAAGATGTTCCGATGATAGCCGACCTGATACCATCGTCTGAAGCTCCGATCACGGAGGGCGTGCAACGAGACTCTGATAGCGTAACTCTTgagagtgaaaatgaaaaaaatagagatacaattgagaaaaattcaaactcTGCCACTGCGGATAGTATTTCACTACGGGAGATTAACGCTAGCGCATCAGACGACCCCCGGATTACTAGTTTGCCCGCGCAAGCTGGCACACCTGCAGCACCCGTTAATCCGGGAGGTGCTGATATCACCGAAGTTAGTGATGTTCCATCAAGCACTTAGCGACCGCACAGATGTATCGATCACATAAAAGTGTACACTGTGTTGTGCAAAAAGATATCATCGTGTTATGATAAGTACGTCCACATTGCTAGTAATGAAACTTATAACCTAAAAAGTATAAAGAAAACAGCGCCATTACCAAATGAGGTTTCTTGGCTAAAACAAGGCCAAATTGTCCCTCGTAAGAATTCTAGggaatacaatttttttacaaggtaaaggaaaggaaaaaagaaaggaaactttcaaCATGAAGGGAATGTTGAGAAATCTGGGTTACACTGCATTAATCCCTTTATTTCTACACGGCAACTGAAATAAagatgtatttttctttaatagaAACATATGCCCGTTTAAAAATATGACATCTCTTGTGGCTAGGGTTTtttaatattacaaaaaaaagagagactCGAGAAATATGCCTCAACTGCACCATACCTATATAACAAAACTTAAATACTTTACGCCTTATAACATGaataaaaccattaaaaaaattctgcCTAGTTCTTATCCTTGAATTTCAATTGACAACCTAGCAAACCGTAACAAAGAAATTCTTTTCTCCGCgtcatcatcattttctttttctatttttcattttaaaacgtCTTCTAAATTCTCAAGCCAGATATTCTGGTCTGTTACATTTTTATTAGAAAATACCGGAATTTATACAAACAGTACACCTACGAAGAAAATTCTCCTTTCACCggcaaaaaatcaattttttggacAACGTGCTTTAAAATTACGATGTGTAAAAAGATACAACTTGTCGGACAAGTGTGTGTTAAAGTTGAAGTTAAAATTAAGTAGGATAAAAGTATGGTTATGTTTAAATCCTATCAAAACTACTTAGTCTAAATCCGTGCAGTGTCCACTCAAGGGGCTTTACTTAAACTCATGGCAAACGGACGAACAGATACATAAAAGATATTCTCTGCTTCTTTTCGACGTAGCAAAATGTGAGTTACATGCTTTAACGGTTTTTGGCCAGCTTCTCCAACAATCGACTAACCAGAGCCGTCCATCCTGTTTGATGGCTGTGAAGAACGCAATGTAACGTTTCAATCAACAGAACATGGACAGGAGTGGTATATAAAAAGTCTTAAGTTGGGAAATATAAGGAGGAAACCAGTTTCTTGAGTCAATCTGTCTTCCAACAAAGAGATAACTCATAAATAAAGTTAACATGACGTTTGACGAGAGTCGACTGATACAGAGTTGGCGTGAATACTCCCGACCTTTGTGCCATAATTGTCGAGTTCTGTCCTACTTAGCGAGGAAAAAATCAAACGAGGGCACAAACCTGTACCACTTCAGTCTTCTAAGCTTTCTTGGAAGAATGATCTAGTTTGGCAGCTCCACGAACGAACGTGAAATTTATGAGCCAGGGTAGAACTAGCCTTCTCAGTCTGGGCATCTTAACACAGTACCCTTAATTTCACGACTTACCTAGCTCCGCATCCTCGTCCCGTCTCAGGATGAAAGTACTCGTAAAACAGCACCAAATTATTCCAAAACACATCATAGGTGTACCTGTCATCGTCACCATGACACGGCCGCCGTCCTTGTTCATTTGGCAAAAACAGAGACAcaacacgtcgacagagctcAAGGGCTACGTCACGTAAGCGCATCAGGTTTCCCGACCGGGTGGGGCATTCAATCATGAATTTGTCACCATAGAAATAGTCGTAGCGTTCCAGAGCCTCAATTAGAAGATAGTTCActggaaaacaaggaaatttgtacCAGGGAAGAAAATCAGAAGTGCACTCTCTTCTTCGGCACAATAACGTCGTTAGAAGTTGTGCGTAGAATGGAAGTGGTCTACCACCTGACTGAGTGCTAtttgagttttaatttttgcgtTCAATAAAACATTGATTCGCATAAATCGCGCTAACTTGGAGAGAGGTATGTTGCTCCGTCTTTTCAGGGACTAGAAGTCATGCCAAATTATGCAAAAGTTTACTGAAAGTGAGCGATAGCCTATTTGACCAATCTCACTAGAGTGGTGTTGGGCATAAGTTTACTCAGTACTTACTACAAACCCAGATGGGTCCTCGCCAGTTGCTGTTCCCACCAAACATGAATGTGTCCGATTCTCCTGGCACATACTGCACGCTGTAAACTTCACCGCTTAGTTCTAATTTAAATGGGTTCTTCTCGTGAAACTTGGACAGGGAACGGATACCAAAAGGGGACAGGAATTCATCTTCGTCTAACATGTAGCTGAGTACACGGTGCAGCTGATCCTTGGTGGGTATAGCAAGTAAATGGTGATATTGGCTCTCGCCATCCCCATCCATGTACGACACCTACAAAAGAAAAGTGCGACAAGGTTTTCAAGACCCTGAAGTTGCCGAGCACTGCAAAACATACAACGCGAAATTTCGCACcactttggttttctttgtcCTCTTCCGACCGCGGACGAAAAAATGAGTCTCGCTCAAAAGGGGCATCACGATAGGTTACTCgattttacctttcttttcatATAGTAAAAACAGAACAAGTGTGTGGACACcgatgttttcttcttctttcctgGAGCACTGATTCACTACTCAGTGTCTAGCAGGTCACTAACCTGAGAAGCAAGGTCTGGTCGGTTCTTCATGAACCACTCGAGTCGTTTTCTAAATCCAGGAAGTTTTTCCATGTATTCGTCATCAAGCACAAGGCATGCCATCAAAGGAACGAGGCCGACCATGCTGCGCACGCGCAATGGCAAAGAACACGTCTCGGTAGTAAGATGATCGTAATAAAATCCATCGACCGGATCCCATAAACCAACACCGTCAGACATTTCATTTATAGCGTCTGAAATTTGCGTGAAGTGCTCGAAAAACTTAGATGCCATGTCTTCATAGGTGTCGTCTTTCATTGAGAGATCCAGAGCGATGTTCAACATTATAACACAGTAGAAAGCCATCCACGCGGTGCCGTCAGCCTAAGGTGAGAATAAGAAACAGAAAGTCACCAGAATCGTCCATGAAAGTTTAAAAGGACGCAACTGTAAATTAAATTGCCACTGTTTACGTCAACATTGTTTTTCCTAGGCGAAGCAAATATGAGAGACTTCAGAGCGTCATTTTACATCGACATTCTCGCTTACTAAGACAGGAGGAGAcctgaatgaaagaaatgacaaaaagaaaaacaaccgTACCTGCAAGAGATTTGCGTGAATAGGCAAATCCTTTGACCGATCAAATATTCCTTAAAAAGAAGTTGCAAGACGTTAATATCCATTAATAACAAGGTGGAAAGAGCGAAGATTTTCCTAACTTCCAATGATGTGATAATAGCAGATGTGACATACATTTTCAATACTACCATTTACAGGAATGGAAAGTATTAACAAAGTGGATTGACAGTTAGCCGTGCTTGGAACGCATTCAAGAGTTCGCATTACTCAAGATTGCTCACCAATGTTATCAAGTCCAAGGAAACCACCACCAAATATGTTCTTTCCTGAGGGATCCTTTCTGTTCACCCACCTGTTAACAAGTAAGGAATGGAAAAATTCTCTTATCAGGAGAAGTGCCGCACTCTTCGTCTTAAACCGTGTAAACTTTAACTTATTAAACAAAGTTGACAAGTGCAGCAGCTCCCTTCGCACGGAATGAATTTTCTCTCTACATGCGATGATTTTTAAGAGTGCAACTAGTTAAATGTAACGTTCTCTTACCACGTGAAGTTTATGAGCAGTTTCTGGAAACATCGAGCTAAAAATTCGTCGTCCCTTGCTCCTTTACGGCCCGTCATCTTGTAGACCATGAGACATGCAAGTGCATGAACCGGGGGGTTCACATCCCCCAGGGCAAACTCATAGGCTGGGAGCTGACCGTTGGGGGCCATGTACCACTCCCGGAGGAACAAAAGTAACTGGTCTTTGGCAAACTGTGGATCGATTTTGCTGAACGCCAGCATGTGGAATGCTAAGTCCCATGTGGcatacttaaaaaaaagagttgTTCGAAGAAACGGTTAGTCACTAATAACAGTCACATTTAAAGATCTGGAAACAAGTGGCTTGGTTTGATTAAGGGAACGTGTTTCG from Pocillopora verrucosa isolate sample1 chromosome 2, ASM3666991v2, whole genome shotgun sequence includes the following:
- the LOC131790735 gene encoding uncharacterized protein, producing MFKSKKLKRQATIVIEHKLAETKRLEEDSDREKNWKRWGPYLSERQWGTVREDYSFDGACWDYFSHDHARSRVYRWGEDGLLGITDRQCRLCFGLALWNERDPILKERLFGLTGTEGNHGEDVKECYYYLDSTPTHSYMKALYKYPQNEYPYGWIVHENQNRSRQEPEFELTDTGVFNESRYWDITAEYAKNTPNDILIKITVANRGPDTARIHILPTLWFRNTWIWGCKHEGCTRKANIKQTAPNTVTCSHETLGKYTFVFDVNSESEIPELLFTENETNTVRLFNLENYTTFTKDAFHRYIINGEKDAVNVKKKGTKVAPYYVLVVPADEERVLRCRLMADDEIVSDPFAERNFGAVIQKRIKEADEFYNIAIPDGLTDEETQVSRQSYAGLLWSKQFYHYIIQDWLKGDPETPAPPRNRLKGRNSEAEWAQLFNRDVVSMPDKWEYPWYATWDLAFHMLAFSKIDPQFAKDQLLLFLREWYMAPNGQLPAYEFALGDVNPPVHALACLMVYKMTGRKGARDDEFLARCFQKLLINFTWWVNRKDPSGKNIFGGGFLGLDNIGIFDRSKDLPIHANLLQADGTAWMAFYCVIMLNIALDLSMKDDTYEDMASKFFEHFTQISDAINEMSDGVGLWDPVDGFYYDHLTTETCSLPLRVRSMVGLVPLMACLVLDDEYMEKLPGFRKRLEWFMKNRPDLASQVSYMDGDGESQYHHLLAIPTKDQLHRVLSYMLDEDEFLSPFGIRSLSKFHEKNPFKLELSGEVYSVQYVPGESDTFMFGGNSNWRGPIWVCMNYLLIEALERYDYFYGDKFMIECPTRSGNLMRLRDVALELCRRVVSLFLPNEQGRRPCHGDDDRYTYDVFWNNLVLFYEYFHPETGRGCGASHQTGWTALVSRLLEKLAKNR